GAAGCCAAACGCTCACCTGACAAGTATGTCTTAGTAAAgcgtgtttttatatatatatatatatatataagaagaATTGGTATAAATCAGCAAACTTTTTTTTACAAAGTTGCAAACCCACACATCCAATTCTTCTTGTTATACAAGTGCATTATCTCATGTAGCCTAGATGTGCCTAGATGTGGGTATGGTGTTATTCACATGCCTAATCAAACTTACTGTTTAGTTTGCAATTAGGCTATAGTGTGCACATTGAGCTGTGGTAATATTGTGCAAGGGCAGCCGTCAGGAATGTTGGCTTTTTGTGTGTTGAATATCAAGTGGATATATTTCCAGAATCACGATCGTTTATATATTTCCTCTGatcctctccatcttctcctaCCTCCAGCATCATCAAGGTGCAACTCCGTGCCTGAAGATTACATCCAATGGGAACACCAGGAAACTGGCTTGGTGCACATGCAAAATTTCACCTATGATGAGAAGAAGCATGCTCTGGTTGTCCCTCAGGGAGGCCGATACTTTGTCTACGTAGGGGTCAACTTTCGAATGCCGCATAAAGACAAGGTATCTGGCGAGACCCATTTTCTTAGCCTGAAAGTCCTGAAATTCTCCAATAGATACCCAGATGATTGCCCTATCATGGAAGTCAAGGATAGCATACCAGATAATAGGAGAGGAGCGAGGACTGTGTACACGGGACAGGTGGTTGCTCTGGAGGAAGGGGACCTCCTGAGGGTTTCCATTAATGAAGACAATTATGAACTGATTGACTGTTCAGCAGAGACTGCCATGTATTTTGGTGCTTTTCTCCTCTAGACAAGGAGAACATGTCTATTCCAAAAATATGCAGTCTGTGTggatttatattatttatttccaTGCTTACTTTTAGTAGGACCAGTGCATGTTTCAAGGCACATTTTAAAATCCTTGTGGATACAATGCTCCTGTAACATGCAGGTATTAGTTAAGGCTTTACTTCTGATAAAGCTGACCTTatttcagggtggcaggtagcctagtggtagggcattggactagtaaccgaaaggttgctagatcaaatccccaagctgtcaaggtaaaaatctgttgttctgcccctgaacaaggcagttgaacccactgttcctaggccatcattgtaaataagaatttgctaaGCTGACTTGctgtgttaaataaaggtataaatgtATTCATATGTTCATTTCATAGTATGTACTGTTTGCTACACATTTCCTTTCTTGATCAAGATTAATCAATAATTGTTGTGAAAT
The DNA window shown above is from Oncorhynchus tshawytscha isolate Ot180627B linkage group LG20, Otsh_v2.0, whole genome shotgun sequence and carries:
- the LOC112219792 gene encoding tumor necrosis factor ligand superfamily member 15; translated protein: MDKCARNSEIPHDTLISMAQQESVVLLLKHCQEMKRQESRLRLVTLFLVLGCAAVFVFTQRVNRDCNEKDSFKHAEYSRQQDIDRQGQNLKPNAHLTTSSRCNSVPEDYIQWEHQETGLVHMQNFTYDEKKHALVVPQGGRYFVYVGVNFRMPHKDKVSGETHFLSLKVLKFSNRYPDDCPIMEVKDSIPDNRRGARTVYTGQVVALEEGDLLRVSINEDNYELIDCSAETAMYFGAFLL